The proteins below come from a single Trachemys scripta elegans isolate TJP31775 chromosome 16, CAS_Tse_1.0, whole genome shotgun sequence genomic window:
- the LOC117888966 gene encoding phospholipid phosphatase 3-like: protein MQKGKCELLPDLPPRLSVEPQAWPGGRDVRVTVRAPSSQPEDYAAPGLGQRKTLVVLDIVCLLVASVPFLVCEVGLVPPMRRGFYCNDSSIRYPLKQAETVSDTVLISVGILITSVSIALGESYRIHSLRLGSRSFVPNPYVAVLYKEIGAFLFGCTVGQSLTNMAKITVGRLRPHFLAVCRPDLALLNCSRGYVEEYACTAGPSQEKEARKSFYSGHASFAMYSMTYLVFYLQARLTWRGARLLRPLLQFVLLLLALYTGLTRISDYWHHPSDVAVGFLQGALIAYWVAFHISGMFRHKAPASRLPPLCPDSPDSSGHTNC from the exons ATGCAAAAGGGCAAGTGTGAACTCCTCCCCGATCTGCCCCCAAGGCTCTCGGTGGAGCCCCAGGCATGGCCGGGAGGCCGAGACGTCCGGGTGACGGTCCGAGCgcccagctcccagcctgagGATTatgctgccccggggctggggcagagaaagACCCTGGTCGTCCTGGATATCGTCTGTCTGCTCGTGG CCTCCGTCCCGTTCTTGGTCTGTGAGGTTGGCTTGGTCCCCCCCATGCGCCGCGGCTTCTACTGCAACGACAGCAGCATCCGCTACCCGCTCAAGCAGGCGGAGACGGTCAGCGACACGGTGCTGATCTCGGTGGGGATCCTCATCACCTCCGTCTCG ATCGCCCTGGGCGAGAGCTACCGCATCCACTCCCTGCGCCTGGGCTCCCGCTCCTTCGTCCCCAACCCCTACGTGGCCGTCCTCTACAAGGAGATCGGCGCCTTCCTCTTCGGCTGCACCGTGGGCCAGTCCCTCACCAACATGGCCAAGATCACCGTCGGCCGCCTCCGCCCCCACTTCCTGGCCGTCTGCCGGCCGGACCTCGCTCTCCTCAACTGCTCCCGGGGCTACGTGGAGGAGTACGCCTGCACTGCGGGGCCGTCGCAGGAGAAGGAAGCCAG GAAGTCCTTCTACTCCGGCCACGCCTCCTTCGCCATGTACAGCATGACATACCTGGTG ttcTACCTGCAGGCGCGGTTAACCTGGCGGGGCGCCCGTCTGCTACGCCCCCTGCTGCAGTtcgtcctgctgctgctggcgctcTACACCGGCCTCACCCGCATCTCTGACTACTGGCACCACCCCTCGGACGTGGCCGTGGGCTTCCTGCAGGGGGCGCTCATCGCCTACTGGGTG gcCTTCCACATCTCAGGCATGTTCCGCCACAAGGCCCCAGCCTCCCGGCTGCCCCCGCTTTGCCCTGATAGCCCGGACTCCAGCGGCCACACCAACTGCTAG